A window from Salvia miltiorrhiza cultivar Shanhuang (shh) chromosome 2, IMPLAD_Smil_shh, whole genome shotgun sequence encodes these proteins:
- the LOC131009725 gene encoding uncharacterized protein LOC131009725, protein MVNKANLVPTIPLPPPPKTVPLPPLTSTPPPPPPPRSPANKTMSSSADSPSPAAVDTTPLLADQIFRARRRPRFLRRPPSLRGAANFLRRASSRSRAMREPSVRVREAATDQIEERQSDWEHRLRNRLDFGADYEPERDALDAVKALDCGFVCVSDRERERQGVKGGGGDDAAVAGEGRRGGGLCVSE, encoded by the exons ATGGTGAATAAAGCTAATTTGGTTCCG AccatccccctccccccaccccccaagaCCGTCCCCCTCCCCCCACTCACTAGCACAcctcctccccccccccccccccgctcTCCGGCCAACAAAACGATGTCGTCCAGCGCCGACTCCCCGTCCCCCGCCGCCGTAGATACAACGCCGTTACTCGCCGACCAGATCTTCCGCGCCCGCCGCCGCCCCCGCTTCCTCCGCCGACCACCCAGCCTCCGCGGCGCCGCTAACTTCCTCCGTCGCGCCAGCAGCCGGAGCCGCGCCATGCGCGAGCCCTCTGTCCGCGTCCGAGAAGCAGCCACCGATCAAATCGAGGAGCGGCAGAGTGATTGGGAACATCGCCTTCGTAATCGTCTCGATTTCGGTGCTGATTATGAGCCGGAACGAGACGCCCTCGATGCCGTTAAGGCTCTGGACTGTGggtttgtgtgtgtgtctgatagagagagagagagacagggggttaagggcggcggcggcgatgatgctgcggtcgccggagaaggaagaaggggTGGGGGTTTGTGTGTGtctgagtga